One genomic region from Deltaproteobacteria bacterium encodes:
- a CDS encoding prevent-host-death protein, with the protein MDISVTQFRASCLELIRRVEIAGEPVDIKRRGKVVARLTRAPKVGKAAPKAWEVLRGSGELKAEPEESVIDEAEFEVSR; encoded by the coding sequence TTCGTGCGAGCTGCCTTGAGCTGATTCGACGTGTGGAAATCGCAGGAGAGCCGGTGGACATCAAGCGACGGGGCAAGGTTGTCGCCCGGCTTACACGAGCACCGAAGGTGGGCAAGGCCGCGCCCAAGGCGTGGGAGGTGCTTCGAGGTTCCGGAGAACTGAAGGCTGAACCAGAAGAATCAGTGATTGACGAAGCGGAGTTCGAGGTCTCTCGGTGA
- a CDS encoding type II toxin-antitoxin system VapC family toxin, with protein MRILLDTHVWLWWLLGSDRLATRERRALDRLASRAQLRLAAVSLWEAQMLYAKGRLTLDRPFDVWIREAAGAAVIEIAPLDVEIVIALNGLPASFHGDPADRLIVATARAHCIPLATYDRVIRKSRAAIIWNIR; from the coding sequence GTGAGAATTCTGCTGGACACGCACGTTTGGCTCTGGTGGCTGCTCGGCTCCGACCGGCTTGCGACCCGCGAGCGTCGCGCACTGGACCGACTGGCGTCGCGCGCGCAGCTGCGTTTGGCCGCGGTAAGCCTCTGGGAGGCACAGATGCTGTACGCGAAGGGACGGCTCACGCTGGACCGGCCATTCGACGTCTGGATCCGAGAGGCGGCGGGTGCCGCTGTAATCGAAATCGCTCCGCTCGACGTCGAAATCGTGATCGCCCTCAACGGTCTCCCTGCTTCCTTCCATGGCGACCCGGCGGATCGGCTGATTGTCGCTACCGCTCGCGCGCACTGCATTCCTCTTGCAACCTACGACAGAGTGATCCGAAAGAGCCGGGCAGCCATCATCTGGAACATCCGCTGA